A single region of the Musa acuminata AAA Group cultivar baxijiao chromosome BXJ1-11, Cavendish_Baxijiao_AAA, whole genome shotgun sequence genome encodes:
- the LOC103970921 gene encoding pentatricopeptide repeat-containing protein At2g45350, chloroplastic — MRPFLARPTAPPDIADSTLALLPRCRTHRDARQLHARLVTTGLILCHPSLLLRRLFASPNPPLRSLARRIFFSLPAADDRPFLWNAFIGASRDGGGGPRDAVLAFALMLFDGVAADKFALSLALNACSRIPSLREGSQIHALLLKSDLASNLYLQNGLIALYSKCGLPEIARRVFDRITERDAISWNSMIDGYLKDGNVVAAQKLFDEMDNGKKNTVTWNTMLGGYAASIDMIDVARELFDSMPERDLVSWNLMIDGYIKCGRLVDAEDLFERMPVRDVISWATMIDGYTGIGRIDLAKQFFELMPEKDVITWNIMMDGYVKNGRHLEALNLFTELQAKGNPAPDITTLATALTAIAELGRVDDGIAIHDYIERTKLALDGQLGVALVDMYSKCGRLEDALKVFETSGTSVDHWNAMIGGLAIHGRGNLALQLFWEMKRCSLKPDDITFIGVLNACSHAGLVKEGLMCFEIMRRDYALEPKVQHYACMIDILGRAGQLEEALNLIRSMPIEPNDVVWRSLLSACRNHRNVGMGQKLLKGLTQGGAWDSSTCVLLSNLYAGVGMWGDVRKVRTMMREKDLKKVPGCSWIELDGVVHEFVVGDYSCPQAKEASSSSDLFCASNLYSSTTSLEYTRS, encoded by the coding sequence ATGCGACCATTCCTCGCGCGCCCCACCGCGCCCCCCGACATCGCCGACTCCACCCTCGCCCTCCTCCCCCGATGCCGAACCCACCGCGATGCCCGTCAGCTCCACGCCCGCCTCGTCACCACCGGCCTTATACTTTGCCACCCATCCCTCCTCCTTCGCCGCCTCTTCGCCTCCCCCAACCCTCCCCTCCGCAGCCTCGCCCGCCGCATCTTCTTCTCTCTCCCCGCCGCCGACGACCGGCCTTTCCTCTGGAACGCCTTCATCGGCGCTTCCCGCGACGGAGGCGGTGGACCCCGGGACGCCGTCCTGGCCTTCGCGCTCATGCTTTTCGACGGCGTCGCCGCAGACAAGTTCGCCTTGTCGCTGGCACTCAACGCCTGCTCCCGCATACCTTCCCTCCGAGAGGGCTCGCAGATCCACGCCCTCCTCCTCAAAAGCGACCTCGCCTCCAATCTCTATCTCCAGAACGGCTTGATCGCGCTCTACTCCAAATGCGGGTTGCCTGAGATTGCGCGACGAGTGTTTGACAGGATTACCGAAAGGGACGCGATCTCTTGGAATTCGATGATAGATGGGTACCTCAAGGATGGGAACGTGGTAGCAGCCCAAAAGCTCTTCGATGAAATGGATAATGGCAAAAAGAATACGGTGACTTGGAATACGATGCTTGGTGGCTACGCAGCATCCATCGACATGATTGATGTTGCTCGTGAATTATTCGATTCAATGCCCGAAAGAgacttggtttcttggaatcTGATGATCGACGGCTACATCAAGTGCGGGAGGTTGGTCGATGCAGAGGACTTGTTCGAGCGAATGCCTGTGAGGGATGTCATATCTTGGGCTACTATGATTGATGGTTATACAGGAATCGGGCGCATCGACTTGGCCAAACAATTCTTCGAGCTGATGCCAGAGAAGGATGTCATCACTTGGAACATCATGATGGATGGCTATGTCAAGAACGGACGTCACCTCGAAGCCTTGAATCTCTTCACTGAGCTGCAAGCGAAAGGCAACCCTGCTCCCGATATAACCACCCTAGCAACAGCTCTCACGGCGATTGCGGAATTGGGTCGTGTTGATGATGGGATAGCCATTCATGATTATATTGAGAGGACCAAATTGGCTTTAGATGGTCAGCTGGGCGTGGCGCTGGTCGACATGTACTCAAAATGTGGTCGATTGGAGGATGCCTTGAAGGTGTTCGAGACTTCAGGAACAAGTGTGGATCACTGGAATGCCATGATCGGTGGTTTGGCCATTCATGGGCGTGGCAATTTGGCTCTTCAACTCTTCTGGGAGATGAAAAGATGCTCATTGAAGCCGGACGACATTACATTCATCGGAGTTCTGAACGCTTGTAGCCACGCAGGTTTGGTGAAGGAGGGCTTGATGTGCTTTGAGATCATGAGAAGAGACTATGCCTTGGAGCCAAAGGTGCAGCACTACGCATGCATGATCGACATCCTTGGCCGAGCAGGGCAGTTGGAAGAGGCTTTGAATCTGATTCGAAGTATGCCGATCGAGCCAAACGATGTGGTTTGGAGATCTTTGCTTAGTGCTTGTAGGAACCACAGGAATGTTGGCATGGGCCAAAAGCTACTGAAAGGTTTAACCCAAGGGGGGGCTTGGGATTCTAGTACATGTGTTCTACTCTCTAATCTCTATGCTGGTGTAGGGATGTGGGGAGATGTGAGGAAGGTGAGGACGATGATGAGGGAGAAGGACCTTAAAAAGGTTCCTGGATGCAGCTGGATCGAACTCGATGGTGTCGTCCACGAGTTCGTCGTAGGGGATTACTCGTGCCCTCAAGCTAAAGAGGCAAGTTCTTCATCGGACTTGTTTTGTGCATCCAACTTGTATAGTTCAACAACTTCACTGGAATATACACGTTCATGA
- the LOC108951724 gene encoding zinc finger CCCH domain-containing protein 30-like produces MCGGGSCRSRSRQKTSPPPTPIEPFGIIRRALGNAIVSGDDGELGFASTLKVTEKKKREYPVDPFLPDLRIDGGIYSTDEFRMFCFKVLPCTRAYVHDWTACPFVHPGETARRRDPIKYPYAAWFPCPAFRRGGCTRGDLCRFAHGVFERWLHPTQYRTVMCRDGGRCARRVCFFAHTSEELRAVPVLLRLPGLHDFYATGIHIPFGESSAQLIDQTHLVPPFAADISSPTRYDSDRLSPRPPQQQQHHSLYPSIDANVSKFPSPLQGSALPITPPDVSFRLGARDHQSPSPIYSWSSKWVAPCEMDEEEVVGGLLGRSPWAEEPDVSWVQSLVGPPEVKVRNETRSSSAVMDTDECMTSCICEAWLQECMQIEPPPPPKH; encoded by the coding sequence ATGTGCGGCGGAGGTAGCTGTCGTTCTCGCTCGCGACAGAAGACATCTCCTCCCCCTACCCCGATCGAACCCTTCGGCATCATCCGACGAGCTCTGGGCAATGCTATCGTCTCCGGAGACGACGGCGAGCTTGGCTTTGCGTCGACCTTGAAGGtgacggagaagaagaagagggagtacCCCGTCGACCCCTTCCTTCCCGACCTCCGAATCGACGGCGGCATCTACAGTACCGACGAGTTCCGCATGTTCTGCTTCAAGGTGTTGCCGTGCACGCGGGCGTACGTCCACGACTGGACGGCGTGCCCCTTCGTTCATCCCGGCGAGACGGCGAGGCGTCGGGATCCGATCAAGTACCCGTACGCTGCCTGGTTCCCCTGCCCCGCCTTCCGCCGAGGCGGGTGCACCAGGGGCGACTTGTGCCGGTTCGCCCACGGCGTCTTCGAGCGCTGGCTTCACCCCACGCAGTACCGCACGGTGATGTGCAGGGACGGCGGACGCTGCGCTCGCCGCGTCTGCTTCTTCGCCCACACATCCGAAGAGCTTCGCGCAGTGCCTGTGCTGCTGCGTCTCCCTGGACTCCATGATTTCTATGCCACCGGAATTCACATCCCTTTTGGTGAATCTTCCGCGCAACTGATAGACCAAACCCACCTTGTCCCCCCCTTCGCCGCGGACATATCTTCGCCCACAAGGTACGACTCCGATCGACTCAGTCCGCGGCcgccgcagcagcagcaacatcacAGCTTGTACCCGAGCATCGACGCCAACGTATCCAAGTTCCCTTCTCCCCTACAGGGCTCGGCACTCCCGATCACGCCACCAGATGTGAGCTTCCGCCTCGGCGCTCGAGACCACCAATCGCCTTCGCCAATCTATTCCTGGTCCAGCAAGTGGGTAGCTCCATGCGAGATGGACGAAGAGGAGGTGGTCGGAGGGTTGTTGGGTCGGTCGCCGTGGGCCGAGGAGCCCGATGTTTCCTGGGTGCAGTCACTGGTCGGCCCGCCGGAGGTGAAGGTGAGAAATGAGACGAGGAGTAGCTCGGCCGTCATGGATACGGATGAGTGCATGACTTCATGCATCTGCGAGGCGTGGCTGCAGGAATGCATGCAGATTGAGCCTCCGCCTCCCCCGAAGCATTAG